The stretch of DNA GGCAGGCAACGAGGAGGATCATAGGGAAACCGCGCCAGAGCGAAGCATCGGAAGCGGAGGTGAATCCAGCCGGGACAGGGCCGTGCAATATGCTTCGAATCCCCCGCAGCATGTAAACCGCCCCGATGATGAGCGCGCCCCAGGCCGCCGCGACCACGAACCACGGCATGGTTTTCCAAGCGCCAAACAACACCAGCGCTTCCCCCGCGAAATTGGCAAAACCGGGAACTCCGCATCCCGCCATCATGGCCATGATCAAAAGGGTCCCAATGAGGGGCATGCGGGCGAGGAGTCCGCCCAATTGGGTCATATCCGTGCTGCCCACATGGTGTCGAAAATAACCGTGCAATGAAAAACTGAGGGCCGCGAGCAAGCCGTGGGCGACCATCACCATGACGGCACCGGCCACCCCGGCAATGCTCAGACTCGCAATGCCGAGGAAAATGAACCCCACATGAGCAACGCTCGAATGGCCGATCAACTGGCCCAGGTCTTTTTGCCGCATAGCCACCCATCCGCAGTGGAGGATGTTCCCCAAACACAAGATGGCCAGGACAGGCATCCATTCGCGAGCGCCCTCCGGCAGAAGGGGCAGTCCGACGCGGATCAATCCGTAAAGACCGAACTTCTTGAGCACCCCGGCGTGGAGCATGGCAGCAGGGGTGGGTGCGGCGCCGTATCCCAGCGGCGCCCAAGTGTGAAACGGCCAGAGAGAAACCAGGATTCCGAACCCGAACAGCAAGAGCCCGAAAATCGTGCTCTGTTCCCCTGAAGGAATGGGCTTGGCCTGGACAGCTTTTGCCAGAGCAACCCAGTCGAATGTTTTGGCGCCGGATTGGACGTAAAGCAGAATGAGTCCGACCAGGGCGATCAATGCACCCGCCGTCAGGTAGAGCGTGATTTTGAACGCGGCGTAGTTCTTGTCAGGGCCCGACCCCCAGACGCCGA from Verrucomicrobiota bacterium encodes:
- a CDS encoding NADH-quinone oxidoreductase subunit M; the protein is MSLLTLIILLPLATAGLILAVPRNFRFGIRMLALASSALTMLLSLLLAARFDQAPEVDGFRFVQEWAWLPSLGIQFKLGVDGLNLGLIVMGAIVAFAAVCAAWEIRSERDKEFYVLLQVMAAGVLGAFASIDLFFFYFFHELALVPTFIMIGVWGSGPDKNYAAFKITLYLTAGALIALVGLILLYVQSGAKTFDWVALAKAVQAKPIPSGEQSTIFGLLLFGFGILVSLWPFHTWAPLGYGAAPTPAAMLHAGVLKKFGLYGLIRVGLPLLPEGAREWMPVLAILCLGNILHCGWVAMRQKDLGQLIGHSSVAHVGFIFLGIASLSIAGVAGAVMVMVAHGLLAALSFSLHGYFRHHVGSTDMTQLGGLLARMPLIGTLLIMAMMAGCGVPGFANFAGEALVLFGAWKTMPWFVVAAAWGALIIGAVYMLRGIRSILHGPVPAGFTSASDASLWRGFPMILLVACLLLLGCWPRLLLDRVRPGVERAVRIAGFQPQPGESRGRPGIGVRLPSLPGTEPRLAAQ